Proteins from a single region of Hordeum vulgare subsp. vulgare chromosome 6H, MorexV3_pseudomolecules_assembly, whole genome shotgun sequence:
- the LOC123403891 gene encoding E3 ubiquitin-protein ligase PUB23-like yields MEGPTVEVPPYFLCPISLEIMRDPVTLATGITYDRTSIERWISDGHATCPVTQQKIAEADRDATPNHTLRRLTQAWCSLHAVERFPTPRPPLDTSRVAEIVQEGHGAGRQQELAALREIKAIVAESDRNRRCVEATPGAVEFLVSVVTNHATTSKSAQDLLELSLDSPTSTSSPEEDALSVICSLKPSKKSLLRILEKNVDFLDTLVCMLRRPSYRSRCYGIILLKAMVSVMEPARLMTVRTELVQEVVRVVSDRVSAKAVKAALNVLCRLCPWGRNRVKAVEAGAVTVLVELLLDEGGRHPTELAVVAIDHLCGCAEGRSDLVAHPAGLAVVAKKAMRVSPTTTESAVRALHAVARHSPTPAVLQEMLAVGVVAKLLLVLQVDAGERARAKAKELLKMHARVWKDSPCLQAHLKAYYPC; encoded by the coding sequence ATGGAGGGGCCGACGGTGGAGGTGCCGCCGTACTTCCTGTGCCCGATCTCGCTGGAGATCATGCGGGACCCCGTCACGCTCGCCACCGGCATCACCTACGACCGCACCAGCATCGAGCGCTGGATCTCCGACGGCCACGCCACCTGCCCCGTCACGCAGCAGAAGATTGCGGAGGCCGACCGGGATGCCACGCCCAACCACACGCTCCGCCGCCTCACCCAGGCCTGGTGCTCCCTCCACGCCGTCGAGCGCTTCCCCACCCCGCGCCCGCCCCTCGACACCAGCCGCGTCGCCGAGATCGTCCAAGAGGGTCACGGTGCCGGCCGGCAGCAGGAGCTGGCCGCGCTCCGCGAGATCAAGGCCATCGTCGCCGAGAGCGATCGCAACAGGCGCTGCGTCGAGGCCACGCCCGGCGCCGTCGAGTTCCTCGTCTCCGTCGTCACGAACCATGCCACCACGTCCAAGTCGGCTCAAGATTTGCTAGAACTTTCGCTGGATTCCCCGACGTCCACGAGCTCGCCGGAGGAGGACGCGCTCAGCGTCATCTGCTCGCTCAAGCCGTCCAAGAAGAGCCTGCTCCGGATCCTCGAGAAAAACGTAGACTTCCTGGACACCCTGGTGTGCATGCTGCGGCGACCGAGCTACCGGTCCCGCTGTTACGGCATCATCCTGCTGAAGGCGATGGTGTCGGTCATGGAGCCGGCGAGGCTGATGACGGTGAGAACCGAGCTGGTGCAGGAGGTGGTACGCGTGGTGTCTGACAGGGTGTCCGCCAAGGCGGTGAAGGCGGCGCTGAACGTGCTGTGCCGGCTATGTCCGTGGGGCCGCAACCGTGTCAAGGCCGTCGAGGCCGGCGCGGTGACTGTGCTGGTGGAGCTGCTCCTCGACGAAGGCGGCCGGCACCCCACCGAGCTGGCGGTGGTGGCCATCGACCACCTCTGCGGCTGTGCGGAGGGGCGGTCGGACCTTGTGGCGCACCCGGCAGGGCTGGCCGTCGTGGCCAAGAAGGCTATGCGGGTGTCACCGACCACCACCGAGAGCGCGGTGCGCGCTCTGCACGCCGTGGCTAGGCACTCGCCGACGCCGGCCGTGCTGCAGGAGATGCTGGCCGTCGGGGTGGTCGCCAAGCTGCTGCTGGTTCTACAGGTGGATGCCGGCGAGCGGGCCAGGGCCAAGGCCAAGGAGCTGCTCAAGATGCACGCTAGGGTTTGGAAGGACTCGCCATGCTTACAAGCGCACCTCAAGGCGTATTACCCTTGCTGA